Genomic segment of Arachis hypogaea cultivar Tifrunner chromosome 11, arahy.Tifrunner.gnm2.J5K5, whole genome shotgun sequence:
gttgatgtcacggtcttAGGGGAGGAGCCCTCAGTCGATTCTGAGTTCATTACCAACCTTCGCACTCAtcacagaatttgtacttctgaggatGACGAACCAAAATACGaattggtagtcccgggtcctgaagaccgggtttgttttggaagagtcgatgaggcggcccctcattttttctttatgtatgagtgcatgatcacccgtttgggtgtttttcttcctttttcgaaTTTTGAGATATCTGTTTTGCGTCACTGTCGAGTCGCtcccacccagcttcaccccaactcttggggttttttgaaaatttatcaatttgtcAGCCAGGCTTtagagttcccgacttctttaaagatttttttccatcttttccatatgacaaaacccttcagtgggctaaacaataaacaacagtgggtgtcgttccgagccatacaaggtcggagactttttaccctttttgacgagtcctttcatgacttcaagaactactttttcaaagtgcaagctgtagagggtcaccacccctttttcctggatgataattcttctccccgatttcctttatattggctggaggcctccccttgcgagaaatatggtctggatgacttaaatgaggtagaagcagccattgtggggttcctccgagaagcgtgggggagggccccatacttggatactaaaaaatttctccaggggtcgccgacctttgtccagtcacaattaggtagctttttgtgtttcttgcttATTTCCGACTTGCAATTTCTTTTACCGACTTTGTCTGATTttagctaccaatttgtctttGCAGAGATGGCAAAGAAAAACGCTCAAGAGTCTTACCAGAGGGTTCAGGAAGCCAAGGCAAAGTCTCGAGCCAGGTCTGGAGGTGTTAGGACGGTTGtctctccccctcctcctcctcggaacgttgggactccTTCTCAACCTATTGTAATTTCTTCCTCTGCTTCTTCTCTGCCACCCCCTCCCATCCGACCTACTCCCGAACCAGAGCcaaagaagcgcaagaccttagagtctggtgcttctggtgaggcggacgctcttgcgttcgtcctaaagaacatctatcctcatgctcgtatgagtatggatgatgtttctgttcggcactacctcactactgtggttgaggagagtctcaagacggcaggggtttgtggcaaactcttggatatatttgagaagactcccatcagctctttagggacgacctcgagggtcgaggagctggagggTAGGCTTCGTatatatcaggagcatgagaaggagttggaggggaaAGTCGCCAAACTGGAGGGGGAGAGGAACAGCCTCCGAGAGAAGGGGCagaagttgcaagcccaatgcaacatggaggtggaGTTGAGGAAGGCAGCGCAAGCCAGCTACAATAGTTTATTTGctgatcttgtgtctgtaaagaaCGACTTACTGAACGCTCGGAAGGCCtacaccgagttggaggactctattgcggatggtgctgatgaggcctggaggattttcaaggaacaggtcggagttattgctcctgacttggacctttctcctttggaccctgataaggttgttattgatggtgccatcgtggatcctcctgcCCCCATAGTGGAATCTGAGTCTGAtttaaagactcgggggcagaggatcgtagagtcccctcctcgctctaaggacgctccgagttcttctaccgttcctccgacttcctcttcaacTCCTGCTCCTGGCGTTCCCCCTGACTCTGCTGGTGGTGATCTTCTAAAAAAGTGATTTTGGCTattggggcccggcctgtgggcccctttttaaactctttatatttatttgttggtgttttgaacaatttttggccttttaaggtCGTAAACAAAACAGTAATGCCCTTTTTTAATAGGGGTTTAATTTAGCGttaaataaatgccctttttggataagggctTTGAGTTACCTTATGCGCGCATGCTTTTCGTGGTTCCTttgactctttgatcttttctggaGAAAACCTTTTCTTTGGGACTTGCCTGCTTTTCTGAATTTCCTTGATTCTCAAGGCagcctttttcttagtttttccttatctctttttgttattcctagtactcaattttgttttattgagtttttcgtgacttaggctacttttgcgattcattttaattttactcgGTTTCGCATTCCGCCCTGTGAGTCGGACTGAtcccgagtttatcatgatcgacttctatagcctctttacaccgacttgtacctcgtcgttttatcctgacgaccatctaggtcggttcatgggatttttacgttttgtcgagcttaaatcggcgcgtttcgtagaaagaaaataaaaagggaattttgaaagagatatttaaaatgaaagagttctttattaattgaggaggtaccttattgctactaagggcttttgCTAATTTgtttcccttagcccctactgtgatgcctcgttaaaaacccttcttcagaaaaaaccctttgattctgggaaaaaatcatgaagctgggaaaagagtacatcagggagtagagtttgcttttaactgtagtaccttttcatattacaagcatgccatgacctcggtaactcggtgccgcctaagtcggtcaccttataatagccttttcctaagacctccttgattttgtatggtcctttccaattggcaGCGAGCTTTCCCTCCCCAGATTTGTTGaccccaatgtcgtttctgattaagactaagtcatctggggtgaaactccttcgaatgacttttttgttgtaccttgtagtcatcctttgtttcaatgctgcttctcttatctgagcttcttctcggacttcagggagcaagtcgagctcttctttaTGTCCCTGTATATTCCTGATCTCGTCGTGgaaaatcactcttgggctttgcttattgacctctattgggatcatggcctctacgccatagactagtcggaagggtgtttctccagtggcggattggggagttgttctgtaagcccatagtacttgttggagttcttcagcccaagcCCCTTTCGCGTCTTGTAACcttttcttcagccctgccagaatgactttgttggctgcttcggcttgcccattggcttgtgggtgttccaccgaggtgaactggtgtttaattttcatactggctaccaggcttctaaaggtggagtcggtgaactgggttccgttatctgtggtaatggaataaggtatcccataccttgtgattatatttttgtagaggaacctccgacttctctgtgcagtgatggtggccagtggttctgcttctatccactttgtgaagtaatctattcccactattaggtatttaacttgtcctggcgcctggggaaaagggcctaacaaatccattccccattttgcaaagggccatggagaagtgatactaatgagctcttctgggggagccacgtggaaatttgcatgcatttggcatggctggcactttttcacaaattctgtggcatctttctgtaaggttggccagtaaaatccagctcggatcactttcctGGCCAATGACCTGGCTCCGAGGTGGTTCCCGCAGATTCCGCTATGTACCTCCTCCAACACCTCGGTGGTTTTTAAGGTCGGTatacactttaacaatggtgttgatatcccccttctgtagagaacatttttcaccaaagtatagtgttgtgcttcccttcggattttctgggcttctttttcctccttagggaggatgtcgaattttaggtattcgactaaggggttcatccatccgaggtttaatccgaccactTCAAAGACTTCTAGTGTGTCTTCTGTTTTTACCACTGAAGGTTCCTGGAGAGTCTCTTGAATCAAGCTTCTGTTatttcctcctggcttggtacttgctagcttggatagggcgtctgctctgctgtttagatcccgagttatgtgtttcacctcggtttctgcaaagcaccCCAGGAGCTCCGAGGCTTTctccaagtaccttttcatagttgggtcttttgcctggtattccccacttatttgggaggtcaccacctgggAGTCGCTGTATACCATCACTTTCGTGGCACCGACTTCTTCAGCCAGCTTCAATCCTGCGATcaaggcttcgtattctgcctgattatttgaagctgggaattcgaacttgagggaaacttctatctgggttcccctttcatctaccaatattatgcctgcgccgcttcctgttttgttggaggaCCCATCCACGTAGAGTTCCCAGGTAGTCGGTTTGTCCTCTTGATCACCTGCATATTCagcaatgaagtcggcgaggcactgggctttaatcgccgtccgagtttcatactttaagtcgaactcggagagctctattgcccattgtaccattcttcctgcaatatccgtcttttggaggatttgcttcatgggttggttcgtgcggactcttattgtgtgagcctgaaagtaaggccgtagccttcgagaggctattactaaggagtaggcaaacttttctaatttgtgataccttagctcagggccctgtagaactttactgatgaagtagattggGTGTTGTCTGACCTCATCTTCTCTTATCAAGGCTGCTGAGACAGCCCTGTCTGCCACAGAGAGGTATAGGATGAGGTCTTTTCCGGCTATAGGTCGGGTCaagataggaggttggctcaaaaactttttgaactcctggaacgcctcctcgcattcgggGGTCCACTCAAACTGGTGCCCCTTTTTTAGtagggagaacagtggaagggatcttaatgttgatcctgccaaaaatctggagagagctgctagtcggccattcagctgttggacttctctcaaacaagtcggacttttcatctctaggatagctctacacttgtcgggattggcttcgatccctctttgtgttagcatgaatcctagaaattttcctgcctccactgcgaaggcgcactttgcaggatttagtctcatcccgtgcgaCCTTagggtgtcaaagacttgtgagaggtcggataGGAGGTCAACTTCCTCCTTGGTTTTTACCAACATATCGTCGACATATgcttccattaagctccctaagtggggggcaaacaccttattcatcagcctctgatatgtggcccctgcatttttcagtccaaatggcatgaccacgtagcaatagttggctctgggcgtgatgaatgatgttttttcctggtctggttcatacatcgggatttggttataccctgagtaggcgtccatgaatgacaggtattgataccccgagctagagtccactagggcgtcaatgcttggtagtggataagggtccttgggacatgccttatttaagtcggtgtagtcgacgcacattctccatttaccattttgttttttgactagtactacattggctagccatgttgggtatttgacttccctgatgaagccggcttctaggagcgcctgcacttgctcttctactactagggctcgctctgggccgagcttgcgtcttctttgttgtacaggtcgggcccctgagtagaccgagagcttgtgagacatgagctcgggatctatcccaggcatgtcggaggccttccaggcgaagagatcggagttatctcttaggagcttagtcaacccttgtcttagggtttcccctaggttggctcctatgtgagtgttttttccttcctcttcgccgacctgaatctcctcagtttttcccccgggctgtggtcgcagctcttctttaACCCTTGCtcccccgagttctattgtgtggacttctctgccttttcctctcaggtttaggctttcattgtagcacttccttgccagcttctgatctcccctcaccgttgctatccccgacgaggtcgggaacttcatgcagaggtggggcgtcgataccaccgctccgagtcgattaagggtagctctgcctattaaagcattataagccgaccccacgtcgatgactatgaagtctatactcagagtctttgatttttccccctttccaaaggtggtgtggaggggtaaaaatcctagtggctttatcagcgtgtcacctaatccgtacaaggtgtcggggtaggctcttaactctcTCTCATCTAAacctagtttgtcgaaagcgggcttaaagaggatgtctgctgagcttccttggtctactagtgttctgtgtagatgggcatttgccaggatcatggtAATTACCACTGGGTCATCGTGCCCAGGGATTACTCCTCGCCCGtcttcctttgtgaatgaaatggtcggAAGATCGGAGGACCCCTCTTcgacctggtagactctcttgagatgtctttttcgagaggattttgtgagtccccctcccgcaaatcctcctgagatcatatggatatgtctctccggagtttgtggtggtgggtctcttctatccgtaTCTTCTCGCTTTCTTTTCCCATgaccgtccgacctttctatgagatatctgtcaagccgaccttctctggccaacttttctatcacatttttaaggtcgtaacagtcgtttgtggagtgcccatatatcttatggtactcacagtaatcaccgcggctccccccttttttatttttaataggtctGGGGGGAGGCAGTCTTTCAGTATTGCagatttctctgtatacatccactacaggaactttcaatggagtataagagtgatattttcttggcctatcaaggccgagctcttccttcttcttcgcttccctctccctttctttCGTTGAGGGAGGGTGCCCGAGTCGCAAACTCGGGTCTCTTAGcctagcgttttcttccatattgatgtacttttcaactctttcctgtacatcatttaaagaagcggggtgtctttttgatatggactgtgagaaggaaccttctctaagaccattgactagccccatgatgaccgcttcggtgggcaggtcttgaatctccaaacatgctttgttgaatctttccatataggtccgtaaggactccccgacctcctgttttattcccaggaggcttggtgcatgttttactttgtccttctggatggagaacctcatcaagaattttcttgagaggtcttcaaaactggtaattgacctcggagggagactgtcgaaccacttcatcgctgcttttgataaggttgtcgggaaagctttgcatcgcgtagcgtcagaagcgtcggtcagatacatccgacttttgaagttgctcagatgatgctttggatcggtagttccatcgtagaggtccatatcggggcttctaaagtttctcggaacttttgccctcattatgtcctcgctaaacgGATCTTTCTCTCCTAAGGGAGAATCTTCTCTATCGCCGTGGGAAttccgacctttgagggaggattctaactttaagagttttctttctaactcttttcgtcgctccatctcctcttttaggttcttttcagcTTCCCTTTGTCGTTCCCGCTCCTGTTCTAGCTGCTTGAGGCGGCTATGGATTAATCCCATAAGCTCACTAGCGAGAGGGGGTCCTTCTTTTTCTGACTCGCGCCCCTCCGAGGAGTTTACCTTCGGATTTTTTATTCCGGAAGTGCCTTCCTTATTTTGATCATTAGCTTCCTGGTGGAGGTTCTGATCTGCTTCGTTGTTTCCAGTGTTCAAATTCTCTTGatcagaatctgtctccacatggcCTTCTTCAGGGGATctttccgccatcactggttaatctctcgggtccccggcaacggcgccaatgttacggtgggtaaccagagATTAGTGGGCCGGAtgacgttggttggcccaaacgcgTGAGGGAGGTGGCTATCGAGTGCACCTgaaactcggtgttcctccgtccgacttgtgcgtgtggaagaatggggggtggtacctgcaatgacactccaatgcctaagttagcaagagtgtgagcaagtTGAGAATGTATTgggacttagtgatacctgagggatgtcagggtatttatagtggtgaaccaataaccaccgctgaagtagtgccacctttttaggtggataaccgttcccatatcttagggaggttaagatatggctctatgaagtggttagagagtttctaggggcagttactcattcgaatgagtgttatctgccagctaaccctcgtatccgacttctttggagcaggtcgtgttcagtaccAACTTCTAgggatgaaggctggtactgggGGAGGGCCAACCCCTTTGGGTTGGATttctttgcttggatcctgggccctatttattgggtcagggtatgaacaataataataataattttattagtgaatGGCCCTTAGCCTATCAAATCTGAAAAATAATGTAATAATATGAAACTAGGAATGCAATAAGCGGTGAGGGATGATTACATGGCAATCAATTTACATGCAAAAGAAGCTCATTGATTTGAAGAGCAGCATATTCCATGTGGCAGTGGCACCTTTAAAGCCTTGTTCCACACTCAGCATTCCTCacacttattaaaaaaaaaaaaaaaacaaaggaaagaaagaaaatttagtGAGACAAAAAGGTCCTTTCCCATTTCCGATTCCAAGCTGCAAATAGAATCCAAACAGCATCACGAAACTCGAAAcagttttcttttctctctctctctctccgtgtCTCTGAAAATACACCATGGAAGACACAGATAAGAACAGCACCCCGCAAGTTCTAGAAGTCCTGCAAGCACTGAAACAAGCATCACAAGAGCTTCAACACAAGCACGATAACACATCACTCGCCATTAAAGCACTCCTGGAGCTCCACACTGAGTCCGATACAATACTCTCCAACGACCCAAACCTCTCTGCTCTCTCCCACCATCTTTCCCGCCTCAAGCACCTCGTCGACCACATTAACTCCACCACTTCCCGCCACCGCCCTCACTCCCTCCGTTCCTTCCTCTCCCGACGACTCTCCACTCACTCCATCTCCAAGCTCGCCAACTCCATCGAGTCCGAAATCCAAGCATGGATCGACCGCGAGAGCATCCACTCCCTCTCCCGCCACCTAAATGACCATCTTGCCCCCGACCACTTAATCGCTCTCTTGACTCAGTTCCGTCAACGACTCTCCCAGGGTTTCAACCGCGACCTGCAGGACCTAGTTCTCAAGAATAAGATCTTCTCTTCACTCGAATCGGTTCTCTTCGACGCTAAGTGCTCCCTCAATGTTCGCGAGAACGCGGGGCTGGCTGTGGCGGCGCTGATTCGATTCAACAAGGACGTCTTCGTCGGCCAGGTTCTAATGGGCCCTACCATTCGAGCTCTGGTGGGTATGGGCTCGCTGCGTTCGATTGAGGCTCTCTGTTCTCTGATCAGGTCAATCAAGTCGCCGTTTGTGGACGAGATTGAATCGAACGGTGAGATTCCCAACATCATTGGGCTTTTGGATTGCGAGGAGTTGGAAATGAGGGTTTTGGGGATGGAATGCGTGCTTGAGATTGGGTACTTCGGGAGGAAGGAAGCGGTGGAGGCCATGCTCAAGGAGGGTTTGGTGGAGAAGCTTGTGGAGCTGCAAAGGTCGGAGCTTGGCGGGGATTTGATCGATTTAGATCacgagaagaagaaagaggaagaagatgagaaTGATTGTGATGAAGATGGACAAGTTAGAGAAGGGAAGAGGCAGAAGAGGTTCTTGGAGGGACACCCTTTTGCGAGCTGCGTAGCGAGGTTTGCAGTTATGCTGGAGGTTGGAGAAGGATTgagacagagagagaagagggcaTTCAAGCAGGAAATTCTCGTTAGGGTTAGGGAGGCTTCTGTTTCTGATGCAGAAGCTGCCACCATTGTTGCTGAGGTTTTGTGGGGCACTTCGCTTTAAGACTTCGTTTGGATAAACACAACCTGtttagaaatatttttctattttcctaTCTCTGCATTTCACTTAAACTAGCTGCCAAACATGGCCTAAAGAGacaggaagaaaagaaaagttcttatttttgtctattttctGTACAAATTAGATGTGCCAGGAAATGTAGGAATTAGGTAATTGGATTGTTCAATTGTTAGTGTAGTTAATAATTTTGTGTTGAATTACATTTTGTATATCTTGCAATTTGGGTGAAGAATAATTCATGTCATTGAGATTGAAGACCAAGCACTTTCTTTGTTCTTGTTTGTTACTTAATGTGGTTTAAGGATTTTGGTAAAGGGGAATCAGCATAATGGGAAGAACCGGAGAAGGATTCGGATGCATAATATGGTGGGGACAAGTAAGGTGAGGTGATGGCTGCTGAGGGATCAAGATTCTGTATTAGGATCGTTTTATGGTATATGCCATTTTAGTGGTAGGGATGCCttggaaacaaataaacaaacataaGGTATACGTaggagaaataataataataataaaaaagaaagagagacaaTAGTTTgggatttgtttttgttttgtggGCTACTTCCAATGAATGTGTTGACGATTCATAAAAAATGCAATGACATGTTTCTTAtttggaaaagtatatggaaccaaaatGTGACCGGTCAAAAAGTAAACAAAACCGTTTAATTAAAATTACTCTTTGAATAATATGTTTGAAAACCGCTCCTGAGATCACGGAGCACAAACAAAAATCCGATTTTTCATGAAACTCAAACACAT
This window contains:
- the LOC112723327 gene encoding uncharacterized protein, producing MEDTDKNSTPQVLEVLQALKQASQELQHKHDNTSLAIKALLELHTESDTILSNDPNLSALSHHLSRLKHLVDHINSTTSRHRPHSLRSFLSRRLSTHSISKLANSIESEIQAWIDRESIHSLSRHLNDHLAPDHLIALLTQFRQRLSQGFNRDLQDLVLKNKIFSSLESVLFDAKCSLNVRENAGLAVAALIRFNKDVFVGQVLMGPTIRALVGMGSLRSIEALCSLIRSIKSPFVDEIESNGEIPNIIGLLDCEELEMRVLGMECVLEIGYFGRKEAVEAMLKEGLVEKLVELQRSELGGDLIDLDHEKKKEEEDENDCDEDGQVREGKRQKRFLEGHPFASCVARFAVMLEVGEGLRQREKRAFKQEILVRVREASVSDAEAATIVAEVLWGTSL